TGGATACCAGGCGTGCCATTGACAGTCGGAGGCCCTTCATAGAACGAGAAGACGTGCTCCGCACTTCGCTCATCGACGGAGCGGCGGAAGATGTTGTTCTCTTTCCATGAGCGCAACACTAAGTGCTCGCGCTCATCGGGAGAAACGGATGTTCGAAGTTCTGGATACACTCTGTTCAATTACGAATAACGAATTACGAATTACGAATTGAATGAAGCTCATTCGTAATTCGTCATTCGTAATTCGTAATTATTTTCTCAGCTTCCACCAAGCGAATAAAGCCCCGGACTGTTGAAGCCCGTACCTTGATACGCTTTCGGCGTTCGGAGAAGAACGCGGGGATGCCTTCCAAGAATCCGGTGAGGCACGCTTTCAGCGTGTGCGTGCGCGTAGCGCGCTTCAGCATCCAGAGGCTGAGCCGTACCACATACCGCCACCAGCCATGCGGAAAGGGCAATATCAGTCCGGCAAACTGGCCAATACTTTTCGCATCTAATCGCACACGGTGGGCCGTCGGAACGTCAATTGTCGATGAACCATAATGCCGGATTGCGACCAACGGAGAATACCAACATTCCCATCCGGTTTCGAGCAGCCGCCAGGCGATTGGGAATTCATCCCAGCTATAGAAGAACGAATTGACAAAATATTCTCCCGGTGCAAACTTCGACACCTCCATCGCTTCCCGCCGGAAACACACGGCACAGCTTGCAAACTGTGCGGAGCGGAATTCCGTGTTCCGAGCGCGATCGGGATTGGCCTGATACATCCAAAGATTAAGTGTCTTTGGATCGTCGGCATTGACAACGGTAAATCCAATTGCTCCGGCTCTCGTGTGCTTCTCGAACACCGAGACTACTTTGAGAAGATCGTCCCGGAATTGAAATGCGGCGTCGTCATCGATGATAAACCACAAGTCCCCCGCCGCACGCTGAAGCAACAGATTGCGTCCTTCGCACGAACCAAGGTTGCGGCCATTGAAAAGCGCCATCACGCGGTTGTCACGTCCTGTCAACTCTCGAAGATACTCGACCGTACCATCCGTCGAGCCGTTATCTCCGATCAGTAGTTCGAACGCTGGATAGTCCTGCAAGAGGACCGACTCCACACACTCTCGTAGGTATGCGAGCCTGTTGCGCGTGATGACGACGACACTGATTTTCGGAGCAGGCATTGTTCCTCAGCGCAGGACGCTGAACTTGCGGCTCACACTGCCATGCTCGGTTTCCGCTTGCAGAAAATAAATGCCGCTGGCAAGTGGCGAAGCGAGCCGCAGAAACTGCGGACCGGAGAGAGCCTCAGAATGAATTGACACAGCAAGTACATGCCCAAGCACATCTAGAATCCTTAGCGTGAGACTGTGCGCCGTTGACGGCATTGTAATGGAAACACTTGCTGCGGAAGAGCTGGTCGTTACTTCGCCAACCTGGAGCACGGCACCCTGTAATCCCAATAGAACAGCGTTCTTACTCTCATCATAAGGAATGGTGTATAACTGATTTGCAGCAACATCATACATGGTGCGGCGCCGGGAATTCGGATACCGAATGACCAAACTATCCACAACCGTTGCGCTTCCGAGACCGAAGTGATACATGTTGGTATTTTGAGTGCCGGTTGTGCCGCTACCGCCGCCCATCAGATCCCGATAGATCTGCATGCCATGCGCCCAAACGGTGATCGAGGTTCCATACGCATCCATCGGGACCTTGTGCACCGGGTCGCCCTTGAGCCGAACTTCGATCCAGTTGCCGGCACCCGCAATATTGTTTTGAAACAGCTTCACGCCCTGGCTCTTCTTGCCACTCGCCGCGACAATATCCATACGTCCATCATGATTGAAATCCCCACGTGCAGCAGTCCATGACCCGTGAATCAGTGAACCAAGCTGCCACGTGACATCCTTAAGACGGAAGTTGCTGTCTGGCCCCTCGTTCAAATACATCCGCGATGGACGGTACTGCTCGATGAGCGGAAGACCTACGGTATCTCCAACATCATTGTAAGAGTACTGGCAATGCCAAAGATCGAGATACCCATCATTATTCAAATCGAGCCAGATAATGCCGGCATTCATCTCACGAAACTTGAGCCCCATTTGCTGGTGCATGTCCGTAAATTGAAAATCGGGACCGCCACCATTCTTGAAAATGAGCGACGGATTCGAATACTGCCCGCGCTGATCGGGATGACCGAGGTTTCCGACTGCAAGATCCGGCAAGCCATCATTATTGAAATCACCCCAATCACACCCAATACCGTGTCCGAAATAGTTCGGAACAACGGTCTCGGTTCCTTGTACACCCGTCGCGGCACCGACTTCCTCGAAGCTTCCGTCATGCAAATTGTGAAAGAGTAAATCTGGGGCGAGACGGTACGTGGCTACGAATATATCTGGCCATCCATCGCGATCGTAATCACCCGGTGCGGCACCCCAGCAGTCATAGTAAGGATCCGGATCGCCATTGGTAATTTGCGCATCGTCACTGACATCCGTGAAGGTCCCATTCTGATTGTTGTGCCAGAGTTTCTGTGGATGATAGGTCTCATTGCCTTGCGCATCAACGGAACGGCCATTCGCAATGTAGAGATCGAGCCAGCCATCGTGATCGTAATCGAACCAAATCGGCGTAACTGTTGGGTAGGGATTCATCAGGGCGGAATGTGCCGTTACATCGGTAAAAGTCCCATCGCCATTATTTTTGAAGAGCTTGTCACCCGTGCCACCATTGATTGCATAACAGTCGATCAGGCCATCATTATCGAAATCGCCCCATACCGTTGACGAAGCGGCAATATTGATCTTCGAAGAAACGTCTTGGAACGTACCGTCGCCCTTGTTCTGGAAAAACATCGAGCCGATCGCTATGTCATCCCATCCATCACCATTCCAATCAGCGACACTCACCCTATCAGCCAGGACATGTGCACTACCCGAAGCAAGACCAACTTGCGTGGCGACATCGACAAGCGTAGCTGGCGGAGGAGCTTGAGAAGAATCGCCGGCCGGATAATCATAGCGCACCCCGAGCCGAGCCATGTAGTCGCCGCTGGGCAGATACAGAATCCCCGGAATGTTGTAAAAGCCCGAATTGGGCGTCCAGGGATCATACAAAAAAGATGCAACCGGCTTTGTGAGCCCACCACGCGCAATGCAAAGCGCCGGGCCTCCTGTTCTCAAGCGATGCTGCACAACGATGCGATCGTAGCCATCGCTTCGGACATTGCGGTCGCTAATATCGATTGTATCCCAGCCTGTCTTACCATTCGTGGTAAATACGATTGGATCTGTCAATAGATTATGGTCCCAGACATAATGGCTCGGTGGCGTCAGACCTTCGGAGGCATCGCCGGCAAGCCAAATCGTGTCCTGGACCGGCGTCGTGCCGAAGAGATACAGATAAAGCAGGACAACTTTGCAGGGCCCTTTTGGCTGGAGCATGACGCTCTCCTCCCAAAGTGGGTGACCTCCAGTCGCATCATGACCGGAGTAGATCCCACCATCATGCTTAACGGTACAGACTTGTGCCCGCAAACAACCGGCGGCGAGTAGTGCAAAAAGAAACGATAGTACAATTCGCATCGGAGACTCCGATCTAAGAAATATCAGACACTTGCAGTGGCGGCTTCGCTTGTTGCAATGGAGGGAATACCATTCGTCGACATGGAGGTATTCTCCCGGTCTCGTTCAAGCGTTGCAACAAACGTGGAGAAACTCGACAGCAGGGAACGCATGCGGGCCAGCGTTACGTCGTACTCCGTTCGGAGTGTTAGCAACGCTCGCTCCACGCGCTCGTTCTCCATTCGGCCATCATTCAGTTTGCGTGAACGCTCGATCTCGGCTTCTCGGAGGATCAATTCGGCTTCGCGTTTCGCCTGCTCGGTCATCGTGACGGCCGTCTGTTGCGCCGCGGCGAGCGTCTTTTCAATTGTTTGCTCCAGCGCGGTGTAATGTTCGAGCCGTTCCCGCGCGGTCATCAGTGCATCTTCGAGCTCTTTTTTTTCCGTACCAAGCGTCTCGACTTCCATCGAGGCCTGATCCAAAAACGCCTGCACCTCCTCGGGGTCGCAGCCGCGCATCTTCTGTTGAAATTCCTTCTTCTTGATTTCGAGGGCGCTCAGACGCATGATCGTAACGGGTTATGGGTGCCAAATGACGCGCGAAGAGTAACAGCAGACGAGCAACAGGCGTTACTCACTACTCATCGCTCGCAAAAAGTGCGCTGCCAATACGGACAATAGTCGCTCCTTCCTCGATGGCAATTTCGAAATCGTTCGACATGCCCATCGATAGCTCTGTAAAGCTCTTTAATTGCGGTTGCCGTTCCTGAATCTCATTGCGAAGTTCGCGCAGGATGCGGAATTGCGGTCGCGTCCGCCCGAGATCTTCTTCGAGCGACGCCATCCCCATCAGGCCTGCAACGACGAGACTTGGACACGTTTCCACAATTTGAACCACTAAGGCTTGGACATCACGTGGAGCCACGCCCTGCTTTTGCGCCTCACCGCTGATGTTGACCTCGACCAGAATGCGAATGACTCTCTGGTGCTCGGCTGCTCTTTTCGCAAGCTCACGTGCGGTCTCTATCGAATCTATCGATTGAACAGAACTTATGAAGGATGCTATTTGCCGAACCTTGTTCGATTGTAGATGGCCGATAAAATGCCAGCGAATATCAGCCGAAAGCGCGGTCTTCTTTTCTAACAATTCCTGGACGCGGCTCTCTCCAAAATCTCGGAGACCAAGATCATACATTTGCTGAACCGCCGCGATGGATCGGGTTTTCGTAACAGGCAGCAAGCGAACATCTTTGCGCTCACGTCCGGCGCGGCGACAAGCATCCCTGATTCGACTCTCGATAGATCTGAGATTCTGTGATGTCACGTAATCTTCAATCCCGCGGATCAATCCTGGGTATCATTCCCGATCCGTGCAATCTAGTCTGCAACTTATCCCTTCGCCAGTGCCTCGGCGCCGCCGGAAATCTCCAGAATTTCCTTTGTGATCGCGGCCTGACGGGCCTTGTTATAGGTAAGCTGCAATGCGCTAATGAGGTCCCTCGCATTGCGCGTGGCGGAATCCATTGCTGTCATGCGGGCTCCTTGTTCGGCCGCATTGGATTCGAGCAATGCGCGCCACAGCATGGTTTCCAGGTGTCGCGGCACCAGAACATTCAGGATCGAGATCGGGTCCGGTTCGAAAATATAATCCCGCTCGGGCTCGCCTTTACCTTCGACAAAACTCGATGGATCGAGGACTGGCATCAATCGCTCCGCAATTGGCCGCTGCGACACGACGGAGCGGAATTCGTTGAAAAGCAATTCGACCCGGTCGGCCTCATCGCGATTGTACAGATCACTGACAAACAGTGTGATCGAGCGCGCGGTATCGAACTCGAGCTTTGTAAAGATGCCGGGGTATTTGGCTGCGATCTTGTAGCCGCGTTTGGTGAAATAGTCTGTCGATCGGCGTCCGATCGGAACAATCGATAGTCGGCCTGAATCCTTGTGCGCCTGATACAGATCGCGAATGCGGCTCTCCGTAAACTTCAGCAAATTCGAATTGAAGGCCCCAGCGAGACCCCGGTCACTTGTCACCACGATCAGGATCACGCGCTCATCTTTATCCGAACTCCGCCCGGATAGCAATGGTGAGCGCGCCCCTTCGAGGGAGGCGCTGCGAAGCAACTCCTTGAGCAGATGTTCGAGCGCGCGAGCATATGGCCGTGCGGCATTGATGGAATCCTGCGCACGGCGAAGTTTGGCCGCCGCGACCATCTTCATCGCCTGCGTGATTTTTGAGGTGGATTTAACGCCTGCAATGCGCCGACGAATGTCGCGTAATGTCGCCATGGGTAAATGCTGAGTGCTAAGTAATAACTATCTTTTGCTGAGCAGTTAGCACTCAGCACTTCTATCTTCCAAACGTCTGAACGTAATTGAGCATCGCGGGTGGCAAATCGCTGGGAATGCCATCGGAATATTCACCTCGAACATTCGAATAAACCTCCCGAAATCCGCCCTGGCCCACATAATAGGCAGAATACCGTCCGCCTTCGAGCGCGACAAACAAAAATATTGCCGTTTGGTATCCCTTCACTCTGCCTTCCATGACCCAAAGTTGATATTTTCGGTCCTGGCTGACGGTCGAAAAGGCATTTTCAGTGCGATCCGGCTCGCCATAGAGCAGCAGCACGCGCCCCATGTCTGTTGCCACGCCCAAATGATGCTCGGTCCCGTAGTGCTCATTCGCGAACCGAATGCGACGCATATATTCCTCCCGGACCTCGTTGCGAGGCGAGCCAGTCGGATTCCTGCTTTCCCAGAAGCTATCGAGCCAGCGATCAAGTTCAGCACTGGATTGGACCCTCTGCAAATCCTCAAAATCCTGCGCGCTCGCGATATATTTCAGAGCGGCCCAGAGGGAATCCTTCCGAGAAGGCTCACGAATTCCCTCACGGAGAAGATTGAAAGCAAACCCCGCTTCAACTCCTCCCCATGCTTCGAGCGGCCCACCAGAAAAAGGCAGACGCCGAAACTCGGCTGCCAATCGATATTCAAACAGTCCGGACCTCGCAGCGAGCGCACCCCGTAGCCCTGTCTGGAAAGCATCGCTATCCTGACCATTATCAGTCACGAGCAACGCTACATCAGCGAAGATACCGTGGTTGGGATCTGTTTCCGAAATCGGGAATCTGAGACCCAGCGTAAGGCCCTCTGTGGCTGGCTTAGAAAACCCGAAGTGAAATCCTGCTGTCAGATTGAGCGAACTTGTTCGCGCAAAGAAATCGGCATTGGCCATCGCCTGAAACCCGCTTGTGCTGCCTCGATCATAGAGTCCGGCCCCTCCACTGAGTACCAAATCGATTGTCCGCTCGAGCCCCGATGGTGCATAGGGCACAACATTCGTTGTCCGAAACGCCGTACGACCGAGAGAATCGGCGTGTGTACTATCTGCTTGTTGGGCTCGCAGGCAGGTGCCCGAAAACATCACGCCGGAAAGGCAAAAGGAGACGATGAGTCGTTTCGCGCAATTAGTCATCAAAGGACTAACACACGAAGCATTAATTCGGAGCACCCGAGTGGCCGCACTCGTGCGGCCTATTTGAAACTGGCGGCAAAATCGCCGATTGTCTTCTTCAGTTGTTCGGTGATCTCCGGCGTCATTTCCTTCTTATCTGCAATGGCGGTGAGCAATTCGGGCTGCCGAACCCGTATCGCTTCGAGTAGAGCAAGCTCGAATCGGCGAACATCCTCGACTGGGAGCATGTCTAGAAATCCTTGAGTGCCTGCGAACAGGGAGACTACCTGCTCCTCGACCGGCAACGGCTGATACTGGCCCTGCTTGAGAAGTTCGACAAGGCGCTGACCGCGACGAAGCATCTGCTGTGTCGCCTTATCAAGATCGGAGCCGAATTTGGCAAATGCCTCGAGCTCGCGATACTGTGCGAGATCCAAACGCAAAGTGCCGGCAACTTTCTTCATTGCCTTAATCTGGGCACTTCCACCCACGCGTGAAACCGAAATACCAACATTGATGGCAGGGCGGATACCGGCGTTGAAAAGATTCGGCTCGAGATAAATCTGACCGTCCGTAATCGAAATCACATTCGTGGGAATGTATGCAGATACGTCGCCAGCCTGCGTTTCGATCACGGGAAGCGCCGTCAGCGATCCGCCACCGAGTTCGTTCGACAGCTTGCTCGCACGCTCGAGCAAGCGTGAGTGAAGATAAAACACATCGCCGGGGTAGGCCTCGCGTCCCGGTGGCCGGCGAAGCAATAGGGAAACTTCACGATACGCTGCGGCTTGTTTCGAAAGGTCGTCATACACCACGAGCGCATGTCGTCCTGAATCGCGGAAATGCTCGCCAAGTGTTGCGCCGGAATATGGAGCGATGAATTGCAGTGGTGCCGGATCGGATGCTGTGGCAATGATGATCGTTGTGAATGCCATCGCGCCCTGCTCTTCGAGCTTAGTGCGCACGTTCGCAACGGTCGAAGCCTTCTGACCGATCGCCACATAAATACAATAGACGGGCTGGATGCCGCGCTTGGCAGCTTCTTCTGTGTGGGTATACTTCTGGTTGATGATCGTATCGATCGCAACCGCTGTCTTTCCAGTCTGGCGATCGCCGATAATGAGTTCGCGCTGGCCGCGTCCAATCGGGATCATTCCATCAATTGCCTTGATACCGGTTTGCAGCGGTTCTTTAACGGGCTGCCTCTGCATCACACCAAGCGCCTTGCGTTCGAGCGGAAGATATCTCTCTGGTGTGATTTCCGGACCGCCATCGACCGGAATGCCGAGCGGATTGACCACGCGCCCCAACATGGCATCGCTGACCGGCATCGAGGCAATACGGCTGGTTCGGCGGACGGTATCCCCTTCCTTGACAAGGGTTTCATCACCAAACAAAACGGCGCCGACATTGTCCTCTTCGAGATTCAGGGCCATGCCGAGCACTCCATTCGGGAATTCCAGCAACTCACCAGCCATGACCTTCGAAAGACCATACACGCGTGCGACGCCATCGCCAATCATGAGCACCGTGCCCACGTCATAGACATCGACTTCTTTCTCAAACCCCGCCAGTTGCTGACGAAGAATGGCACTGACTTCATCCGGACGCACTGCTGCCATGATTACTTCTTCCTTGATTTCGTTTTCGGTACTGCGATCGGCTTCGCTACTAATTTTGGGAATCGAAACTTGATACTTCGTTTCGGATCGCCGGCATCAAGCCGGACGAGTTCCGTCGTGACGACAAACGATCCATTCTCTCGCGGAGATAGTCCACGATAAACCGTTTTGACAATGCCTACCCCTTTAACAAAGTACTTGGAAAGCTCTCCAAATCCGACCCGCGACTGAACGACAAGGGAGTGTGGAAATGTCCCCAACGAAGTCGTGACCGGTTCATCCAGCGAAATCACCTTTGTTCGGATCGTATCGTCAGCGTCATCTCGCCAGGAGGCTCCTACCCGCAGGGGATTCACCAACAGGATGTGACTCAGACCGTTGGAGACCGAGTGGTTCATAACTGCAACGATGACGGAGTCGTCGAGGTAATACTCGACTTCCTTACGCTTCGCACTATCCTGAGCGCCAGCGTGAAACGGAAATGAGGACGAGCACCGCAAAATGGGCAATCCCTGCAATGTTCGATTGGAGTCGCTGATGACCCGCTCGAAACTGAAGGTGGTATCGCTTTTTAATACTCTGCTATGTGCATCCATGATCTGGGAGATGGTGCGCATCATCCACTCAGCACCAAGGTTCGGCGGAAAAAAAAAGTATCCGACCGAATTGGAGTCTAGGTTACACGTTGGATGAAAGACCGCAGCAGGCATAATCCGGACCGATGGCTTTGCTGGTCTTCGCTGCTTATGCGTTCCATGAGATGGTTGGGTCACATGGGAAGGTTGGGTCCCAGGATTGGGTTGCTGCGCATGGACGGTCGAGACAAGTAAGACCGATGCAATGGAAAGAAGGCAAAGCAAGAAGACTCGCACAACAATCAATTCAAGATTGGCGAACCACCACGCTGAAATTGTTCGCGAAGCAATTCGAGTTGGTGGGAAAGGCTGGCATCGACCAACTCATCGCCAATCCGAGCGATGAATCCACCGCGAAGTTCAGGATCGAGCGAGAATGCCGGACGAATCCGTTTGCCAGTCATTCGTTCGAGCTTCGCCTGCACTTCGATCCTTTGCTCTTCCGACAATGTACTTGCGCTCTGAATACGCGCATGCAAAATGCCGCGACGGGCGTCAAGCATATTCAAAAACTCTTCCGCTGTCGCAAAGAGATATTCGGATCGGCCTTTACGAACCAGTAACGAAACGAACGCCATCGTCTGCTCTTGAAGCTGATGGTCGAAGATCTCCCGCAATACTTTGAGCTTCCGGTCTGGGCTCACGACCGGACTTCCTAGCAGGATCTTCAGTCCTCGCGAATCGCGAATGGTCTCTTCAAGAGAATGCATATCATCGGCAATTGGGTCGAGGATTTTAAGCTCCTCGGCCAATCCGATCAGTGCTAATGCATACCGATGTGCGATGCGTCGATTCATGCTGTGACTTTTGAGCGCTGATTATCTGGCATATCGGCGATCATCTTATTGATGACAGCGCGATGCCGGTCCTCATTCATGTTCTCATCCAGCAATTTGGATGTCGCCAGAATGGCAAGATCGGCGGCTTCCGAGCGAAGCTGACGGATCGCATGCTGCGTATCGTGTTCGATCTCCAGCCGCGCCTGTGCCAGCAATCGGGCCGCTTCGACCTTGGCTTTCTCGACCAGGTCCTTGCGCATTTTCTCGGCGTAGTCACGCCCTTCCTTCAGCGCTTTTTGGATTTCCGCTTCGGCAAGGACGCGTTCCTTTTGGTTTTCCGCGATCAGACGTTCCGCATCGGCGCGCGCCTGTTCTGCTCGGTCGAGCGAATCGGCAATCGCCTGCTCGCGTGTTTTCAACGACGCGAGCAACGGCTTCCATGCGGTCTTCCCCAAAATCACGAGGAGACCGATGAAGATGATGAACGTCCAGATCATCAGACCTGGGTTGATTTCAAGCATGCTCGTTCAGTAACGAGTAACGCGCAACAAGTAGCGAGTGATGACAAGCGGCAAAGGCCGCTCGCTACTCGTTACTCATCCACTCGTTACTTGGTCGCGAGAATGATGCAGATAACGAGCGCGAAGAGCGCGATACCTTCGATGAGCGCCGCGACGATGATCATCGTCGTGCGAAGACCGCCTGCCATCTCTGGCTGACGGGCCAATGACTCGATAGCCGACGAAACGAGCTTGCCGATACCTTGTCCTGCGCCGAGCACCGCAACACCCGCTCCGATTCCGGCTCCTAAGAATGCAAATCCTGCTGGATTCATAGTAGTCTATTGTCCTTTATGTAACGTAAATGCAACTGCCAAACGCTTATACGGACGAATGCGCATTTTGCTACGCATGGACCGTCCCGATCAGATGATCGCCATCCGGCGGATGTGGCAAGTCCTTGTCGTGAACATGCTCATCGTGCTCTGAGTGCGCCATCATCCCGATAAATACTGCCGACAGGGTCGTAAAAATGTACGCCTGCAGCACCGCAACGAAAATCTCTAACAGATAGACAAATAGCGAGAACGGCACCGTCACGAACGCGCCGACCGCCAGACTGTGAAACATGAATGTCAGGCAAATGAGCGACACGATGATGATGTGCCCTGCCGTCATGTTCGCAAAAAGACGAATCGCAAGTGCGAATGGCTTCGTGAATAGCCCCATGATCTCGATGGGCACCATGATGAGGAGCAGGAAGATCTTCATAAAGATCGAAAGCTCCATCTCATGCAATCCACCCGTCAGGTGGAGCAGAAACGTCTTAATACCCTGCGAGCGAATACCGACCACCTGGGTGACGATGAACGTGCAGACTGCGAGTGCCGCGGTGATCTCGAGCGAACTCGTCGCCGTGTGTCCGTATGGCAGCAGCCCACACAAGTTCACGATCATGAGGAAGAAGAACGTCGTGAGGAAATAAGGCAGAAGTTGTTCGCCATATGGTTCAGCGACGTTCGGCGAAACAATGTCGTCGCGCACGAATACGATAAGTACTTCGACCATATTCCGAAGCCCCTTTGGCACCAGCGATTTCTTGGCCTTGGACGCAGCGGTGCGCAGCACAACCAACGTGATGAGCGTTCCAAATAGCAAGAAGAACAAATTCGACGTGATCGAAAGGTCTAATCCGATCGGATGGCCGTCCTTACGGATCGCCTTCCCCTTCTCGCCAATCGGCGAGGCTTCCTTGCTCATATCGGTCGTGTAGACACCCGTCGAAACTAAGGAAGACTCACTGCCAAAATAGTGGAAGCTACCTTGGTCGAAGAACATATACGGCAGTGGCACCTTGCCAAAATGAACCGGGCCGGCATCGAGGGTAAAATCGAGGGTGTGGTGGTTGCCCAGAAATCCGAACCCTTCATTGAAGAAGTTCGGCTTGGCCGCCTCGGCTGGGGCAGTCTGGGACGAGGTTAACGCGATCGTATCCTGGCCTTCCATCATTGCCCGAGCAGCTTCCCTTTGTTGTGGATGTAGGCGATCTCAATCACCAGATAGGAGAAATACGTCGCGAGCAATCCAATTATCACCCCGGCGCCGTTCATCTTCAGGATGAGGTACCCGACGCAAAATGCAATGAGCAAATTGAACATGCGGACGATCACACTCATGATCGCAACCGTAAAAAAGATCATGTTCGGCTGCTCGAATGCCCACTCGGTGATCAGGAAGCTGACGAAACTGGTGACGATCGGGAATGCCATCCCAAAATAACACGCCTGCATGAACGCCGGAGTTGCCAGGAAATACATCAGGACTGTGGCCACGGCAACCAGTGCAAACGTCAGGCGGTAGTACTGCCGGAGGAAGAACCGGGTCGCCTCCTGGCTGGCCAGAAGCTCTGTCACGCTCCGCACGGCAAGCTTGCTAGCTGGCAGGGCCATGGCGGAAGTCTTCGGTCGTAAGCTCAAATCGTCTCTCTCTCGCTGTATTGTTGTCATGGACGGGAGATTTCTGGCTTGCTTTACGCAAATCTCACCC
This genomic window from Bacteroidota bacterium contains:
- a CDS encoding GWxTD domain-containing protein, with the translated sequence MTNCAKRLIVSFCLSGVMFSGTCLRAQQADSTHADSLGRTAFRTTNVVPYAPSGLERTIDLVLSGGAGLYDRGSTSGFQAMANADFFARTSSLNLTAGFHFGFSKPATEGLTLGLRFPISETDPNHGIFADVALLVTDNGQDSDAFQTGLRGALAARSGLFEYRLAAEFRRLPFSGGPLEAWGGVEAGFAFNLLREGIREPSRKDSLWAALKYIASAQDFEDLQRVQSSAELDRWLDSFWESRNPTGSPRNEVREEYMRRIRFANEHYGTEHHLGVATDMGRVLLLYGEPDRTENAFSTVSQDRKYQLWVMEGRVKGYQTAIFLFVALEGGRYSAYYVGQGGFREVYSNVRGEYSDGIPSDLPPAMLNYVQTFGR
- the atpA gene encoding F0F1 ATP synthase subunit alpha, whose amino-acid sequence is MMAAVRPDEVSAILRQQLAGFEKEVDVYDVGTVLMIGDGVARVYGLSKVMAGELLEFPNGVLGMALNLEEDNVGAVLFGDETLVKEGDTVRRTSRIASMPVSDAMLGRVVNPLGIPVDGGPEITPERYLPLERKALGVMQRQPVKEPLQTGIKAIDGMIPIGRGQRELIIGDRQTGKTAVAIDTIINQKYTHTEEAAKRGIQPVYCIYVAIGQKASTVANVRTKLEEQGAMAFTTIIIATASDPAPLQFIAPYSGATLGEHFRDSGRHALVVYDDLSKQAAAYREVSLLLRRPPGREAYPGDVFYLHSRLLERASKLSNELGGGSLTALPVIETQAGDVSAYIPTNVISITDGQIYLEPNLFNAGIRPAINVGISVSRVGGSAQIKAMKKVAGTLRLDLAQYRELEAFAKFGSDLDKATQQMLRRGQRLVELLKQGQYQPLPVEEQVVSLFAGTQGFLDMLPVEDVRRFELALLEAIRVRQPELLTAIADKKEMTPEITEQLKKTIGDFAASFK
- a CDS encoding FG-GAP-like repeat-containing protein, encoding MRIVLSFLFALLAAGCLRAQVCTVKHDGGIYSGHDATGGHPLWEESVMLQPKGPCKVVLLYLYLFGTTPVQDTIWLAGDASEGLTPPSHYVWDHNLLTDPIVFTTNGKTGWDTIDISDRNVRSDGYDRIVVQHRLRTGGPALCIARGGLTKPVASFLYDPWTPNSGFYNIPGILYLPSGDYMARLGVRYDYPAGDSSQAPPPATLVDVATQVGLASGSAHVLADRVSVADWNGDGWDDIAIGSMFFQNKGDGTFQDVSSKINIAASSTVWGDFDNDGLIDCYAINGGTGDKLFKNNGDGTFTDVTAHSALMNPYPTVTPIWFDYDHDGWLDLYIANGRSVDAQGNETYHPQKLWHNNQNGTFTDVSDDAQITNGDPDPYYDCWGAAPGDYDRDGWPDIFVATYRLAPDLLFHNLHDGSFEEVGAATGVQGTETVVPNYFGHGIGCDWGDFNNDGLPDLAVGNLGHPDQRGQYSNPSLIFKNGGGPDFQFTDMHQQMGLKFREMNAGIIWLDLNNDGYLDLWHCQYSYNDVGDTVGLPLIEQYRPSRMYLNEGPDSNFRLKDVTWQLGSLIHGSWTAARGDFNHDGRMDIVAASGKKSQGVKLFQNNIAGAGNWIEVRLKGDPVHKVPMDAYGTSITVWAHGMQIYRDLMGGGSGTTGTQNTNMYHFGLGSATVVDSLVIRYPNSRRRTMYDVAANQLYTIPYDESKNAVLLGLQGAVLQVGEVTTSSSAASVSITMPSTAHSLTLRILDVLGHVLAVSIHSEALSGPQFLRLASPLASGIYFLQAETEHGSVSRKFSVLR
- the atpH gene encoding ATP synthase F1 subunit delta; protein product: MNRRIAHRYALALIGLAEELKILDPIADDMHSLEETIRDSRGLKILLGSPVVSPDRKLKVLREIFDHQLQEQTMAFVSLLVRKGRSEYLFATAEEFLNMLDARRGILHARIQSASTLSEEQRIEVQAKLERMTGKRIRPAFSLDPELRGGFIARIGDELVDASLSHQLELLREQFQRGGSPILN
- a CDS encoding DivIVA domain-containing protein, which codes for MRLSALEIKKKEFQQKMRGCDPEEVQAFLDQASMEVETLGTEKKELEDALMTARERLEHYTALEQTIEKTLAAAQQTAVTMTEQAKREAELILREAEIERSRKLNDGRMENERVERALLTLRTEYDVTLARMRSLLSSFSTFVATLERDRENTSMSTNGIPSIATSEAATASV
- the atpG gene encoding ATP synthase F1 subunit gamma translates to MATLRDIRRRIAGVKSTSKITQAMKMVAAAKLRRAQDSINAARPYARALEHLLKELLRSASLEGARSPLLSGRSSDKDERVILIVVTSDRGLAGAFNSNLLKFTESRIRDLYQAHKDSGRLSIVPIGRRSTDYFTKRGYKIAAKYPGIFTKLEFDTARSITLFVSDLYNRDEADRVELLFNEFRSVVSQRPIAERLMPVLDPSSFVEGKGEPERDYIFEPDPISILNVLVPRHLETMLWRALLESNAAEQGARMTAMDSATRNARDLISALQLTYNKARQAAITKEILEISGGAEALAKG
- a CDS encoding glycosyltransferase, which codes for MPAPKISVVVITRNRLAYLRECVESVLLQDYPAFELLIGDNGSTDGTVEYLRELTGRDNRVMALFNGRNLGSCEGRNLLLQRAAGDLWFIIDDDAAFQFRDDLLKVVSVFEKHTRAGAIGFTVVNADDPKTLNLWMYQANPDRARNTEFRSAQFASCAVCFRREAMEVSKFAPGEYFVNSFFYSWDEFPIAWRLLETGWECWYSPLVAIRHYGSSTIDVPTAHRVRLDAKSIGQFAGLILPFPHGWWRYVVRLSLWMLKRATRTHTLKACLTGFLEGIPAFFSERRKRIKVRASTVRGFIRLVEAEKIITNYE
- a CDS encoding YggS family pyridoxal phosphate-dependent enzyme, whose translation is MTSQNLRSIESRIRDACRRAGRERKDVRLLPVTKTRSIAAVQQMYDLGLRDFGESRVQELLEKKTALSADIRWHFIGHLQSNKVRQIASFISSVQSIDSIETARELAKRAAEHQRVIRILVEVNISGEAQKQGVAPRDVQALVVQIVETCPSLVVAGLMGMASLEEDLGRTRPQFRILRELRNEIQERQPQLKSFTELSMGMSNDFEIAIEEGATIVRIGSALFASDE